The DNA window GCCGCCCAAAACCCGTGTCTTCCCCTCACAGGCcgggagggggcggggcttcTTCCCCTCCCATCGGAGCTCCGCCCCCTCCGGCAGGACTTCCCTTGACTTCCGCCTCCTGAGCGCCACTTCCGACGGTTGCTCGTCTCTGTGTCCGAAGGCCGGCCAGAGAGGCCGGAAGGGGCTTCGGCCAAGCGTCTCTCCCGGAAGAGGGCCTTGCTCGGCCCGGGCCGCCGCCtcgcctcccctcccttcccgggCCGCCGTTCGCTCTTCGGGGAAGGAGGCCGCCCCCGTCGGCAGGTGAGCGAGCGCGCCTCGGGCCGGTGGGGGCTCCTGGCCGGGGAGGGTCTCTGGGCCTTCTTCCTCCTCACCCCAGCCacaaacaaccctgtgaggtgggcCGGCCCAGCGGGACGCCGAGGCGCCGCGGCTCAGGGGAGGATTGGAACCCAAACCCCTCCCGAGCCCCAGCCGGACCCCCGACCCACCAGCACCGGCGAGGGAGGGGGCAGCGAGCCCCCAAGGGACCCTCTCGGCGCCGAGGGGGGTTTCCCCAAGAAGGAGGGACTGTGAGCTGAAGCCCCCCCTCCGGCCCCCCGCGATCcctcctctgagggcccccctggTGGTGGGGGGGTGTTcccaaggggagggggggtcgCAGAGAGGGCAGGACGGGGaggtcccctttctcctcctagGAGGGCCCCTGAAAGGCTCGGGCCAAACGTGGGAGGAGGCCGGTGGGCCCTTCCTTTGGGCAGAGAGCACCGCCGCCCAAATGGCCAAACCGACATCCAGCTGGTCGCCCCGCCAGGAAAGGCCtgctgcccgccccccccccccccgggcaggccTCCTGAAAGGTCCTCCTCAGGGGTTCCTCCTTGATAAGCGGACCTTTTGCAGCTCTTGATTAGGGAGTGGCCACTTCCACTTTCTTAAGGCACCTGCGAGGGCGGGGAAGGCTGGTTCCTAACCCTTGGTTAAAAACCCAGCAAAGTGTGACTTGAGTGTCCTTATACAAAGTGGATTTTCTCCTACGTTCTTTTATCAGCAAAGGTTATGAAGTCCATATCCTTCTTCCGGGCAAGCAGGAACCTTTCCTTTCAGGTAAAGGAATGGCctgctgagagagaaaaaaagcttcCACTAGCGTTGCtgtagtttttcttcttttctgccacATTTAGACATGTCTTCAGTTGTTTAACAGTTAGTGGCTTTTAAAATACGATTATGTAGACATGGCTATTGTTTTAGTATTACTTCTCACTGTGCTTTGAGGCTCTgtgtggaagaaaggcaggagagaaaagcaaaataaaatatccccaGACAGGCTTGGGTGTTTCCGTGAGGTATTCTGTTGTCCGTTCTCTCCACAGACTGATCTCCTATGCCTGACCATACAGATGTCAGCCTGGCCCCAGAAGAACGGGTTAGGGGCCTTATCCAAATAGGCAGCAATGTGGAGGTGAATGAAGATGTGCCCCCACGGAGGTACTTCCGTTCTGGTGTTGAAATCATCCGGATGGCAGCTATCTATTCCGAAGAAGGCAACATCGAACGGGCCTTTATATTGTACAACAAATACATTACGTAAGAAATTTGCTATGCTCACTAGCTACACAAAAGCCTCTTTATTCTGATAGGCCAGCCTGGTAAACTGGAGTTCTTTCTGGGTTTGAGCTCAGGCATTTACCTGTGATGTGACTGAAGTGCAGCAGCTCTTAATTTTTGAGCAGAAGGTGGAAGAAAGATGTTACCTTGTCCAGTAAGAGGAAACAGGATCCTGAATCAAAGTCTAAAGATTTATCCAGCCTCTTAGAATGTGCCTCATGTACATTTGAACATTTGTGAATTATTCCACAACTCCTTTTTTCAGAGACAGTAAGGAAGTGTGGAAATGGCATATAATGGGCTAGGGATGAAGGAGCCTTACTAGGGGCAGATTAATTGATTGCTCTTCTGTTTTTCTCACCTTACAGGTGACGTGGTTAGTTTCTACACTTCTAAGGAAATAAGAAATGTATGCACTTTAGTAGTTCTAGCTGGCCTCCAGTTggtataaaataattattttgaaaagtTTATAATCTGGCATAAGCAAGGTGCGAATGGGAGTTGTCACTGGTGATGCCATAGCCAAAAGAGAATGGGCGCCACAATAGCTGTCAAGGTAGCAGGCAGGGAAATGTTCCACTGTGCGGGGCAGAAAATGTGATCCTTGCAACAAAAGCATCACCATGAACAGAGATGTGTGATTTCTTTATAACAAGGGCAAACAAAAAGTCAAGCCGTTTTCCCTTAATACGCACTCTGAGGAATAGCTTCCATAAGGCTAGATGTGCTTAAGCAGGACCTGTGAGTCTGTAGCGCTCATCAGCTGATTCTTGATGATGGGTACCCTGGATTTATGAGGGCAAAAGGATCTCCCAGGTACTGACAATTTGCTTCACTTCCTAGTTTAAGTCAGGGATGTGCAACACCTCCTGCAGCATCCTTCATTGATCCTCAGTTGCGCTGATGAGTTACTGACTGTTTAGGTTCTCATTTGCCTTTCCTTATCTTTGCCATGAACAGAGAATGAAACGTTACTTTTGAAGCCTGGGTTGCAGCGCTGCTTTGAAGTTATGTGGATTGAAAACCTGTTCTAGGTTTCACTTGGGAGGTGTAAATACATGAATGCAGCCACACATGTATGTGTGGGCATATATTTCTGCTAGCTTGTGGTCTTTGCTTTATTATCAGGGAGTcagaaatggaattttttttaagacTTGACAGTGGCAGCATTACATTTTTCCTGAGCTTTTAGGGATTTTTCCAGCTCTTCTGAGGCCTTTTGGACAATTCCAGATAGCTTTAGCGATTTATTGGAATCGTTAGGGATATAAGTTATGTGGGGGGAAAGtactcccagtcccataattctgCAGGAACCCTACCCCACCTCCAGGCTGAATTATGGGTCTGGGAGCCCTCAAAGGGCAGGAGGGCAGAGCAGCTGTCTTAACCTCTGTGCTGTTCCCTGAAAGGAGCCCTCCCTGCAAGTTGAGAGGCCTCCCTTTGACACTCAAAGGTCCAGAAGGGTCCCTTTCAAAGGCAGGAAGAGGATGGTGGGGAGATGAAAGAGTGGCTTGGCAGCCCCCAGACCCATCAGAccgcctgggggggggaagcacgcACCCAGGGTTTCCTGCCAAATTATGGTCCTGAGAGTTCAATCCCCCCCTTGAAATTCCCATCCCTAAGAATCATCCGTTAGGCTCTGAATTGCCAGAGACCCAGAAGAGATATCGGTTATATTACCGTATCTTTCCAAAAATGATCCTGTGGGTTTACTTATTTTGCAGAGCCTTGATTCATTCACTTCCCAAGAAGATAATCCTTTCTCTGACTGGGGACTGGGAGGCACAGGCTACTTTTCTTCACAATCCCCTGAATCACATGTGAGCCCTTCCCCCTCTCTCCTGCAGGTTAATGGGATGCAAGGTAGTCCCATCTGCATTCTTGATTCAGAAGCGGTCCCTCCGAGTTTAGGACCACTCATTGTGCCTTCAGTTTGACATCCCCACTACCATGTTGAAAATCATCATTTGAAGCATCACAAAGCAGTGGGCACGTGTTTGGAGTGTGACCCTTGTGGATAAAGTCACAAATCAAAGCCACCAGTCCTGAAATTCCAGTGGAAGAGTCAGACTCTACAGAGCTTGGCTTCCATTGTTAAATTACTGTAACTGAAACAGTCAGATAATCACTTCCCCAGTATATGAACCTATTAAAATATGCAATGAGATAacccctttcttttttgcttaaaaaaaaggaaacggAAATCCTGTGCTATCAGGTAGCTAACGCTGTGGTAATGCATTGTATCCTTATTGTTAGTTGAGTGTGTTTGTACGTGTTTTGTTGATAAACAAGAGAAGCCCCCCCCTCCCCTAATTCCTTGAGCTAAGGCTGAGTACTTGATGCCCAAAGAAGATGGGCCTGGCACGGCCAGTCTTCTGCTCTTTCCCTTGTGCCCCCCTTGGGGTGGGCACCCCAAGTGTCTTGGGTGCAGTTTTTCTTCCTCTCACACCCATTTGCATTCAGTACATTTTTTCCTGATTAGCATCGCCCTCGGTTCTCTGAACTCCTGGCGCTTCCTCAGCTTTTATGGGCATTGCTAGGAGGCAGCGCCGGCCGAGGGACCTGTGAAGTGTAAAACGGAGTGGAACCCGTCCAGCCCTGGTCtctcttggcagccacatcagcCTCCTTTAACTAAACAAAGGGATTCTGCTCTCATGGTAACAGAGGCGGGACAGGAAGGGGAGCTTTTTCAGTGACGGATCCCACGGGATGGCCTTTCTGTTCTGCTGGGCCTTTGGCGTTGGGTGCCCTGACTATGAGGGAAATGGCTTGAGCGCTTGCTGTGGCCGAATCTAAATGTTGTGTTCTGGGAAACTGCTCTTTTCTCCTGAGTCGCAGTCCAATGCTCTGACCTCTCTGTCAGCGTGCGCTTGGAGTAACCTGGCTTCATGTTCACCTGCCTGCAGAATGACAACCATGCTTTTCAAGTGTGAATAAATTGTTTAATTTGCACCAATCATTCTTTCATGCCCAGTCCTTCTGGGGGTAGAAGAGGGAGACTTTTGGTTTTCTGGGGAAAGAGAGTTGTCCTGGAACTTCTGGTTTTTAAGGGTGTGCATTGGTTTTGTGGTCatagagtcacacacacacagtactctctctctctctctctctgctcttttaCTCCAGGCTTTTCATAGAAAAACTTCCAAAGCATCGTGATTACAAAACTGCTGTCATTCCGGAGAAGAGAGACACAATCAAAGTAAGtggcaatttggggggggggggtgaggggaacACTAAAATTCTTTCATAAGATTTTCTACTAGAAGAATACTTCTGCTCCCAGAATAAATCCCTTAGCCCACTGTTGAGATAAGTTCTTTAGCCACACAGGGTCTCCCATCTCATCCTTGCTGAGAATAACATGAGAATGAAAGGGAggcctccccccacacacactcccgaTCTGCCCCACACGTTTTGCTGTTGTGCTTTTGCTCTGAGGGTGGTTCCCAGGGAAAGAcggctcttctccctctcccgcCTTCTTCTGCTCCAGACACTGATGGGGTGTCCTCTTTTCTTTGCTTCCCAGAAACTGAAGGAGATTGCCTTCCCGAAAGCAGAGGAGCTGAAACAGGAGCTTttagaaaaatacaacaaagagtATGCGGAGTACAATGAACGGAAGGTGAGTGGAGGAAGGTCTTTCGGCTCCTTCCCAAGGAAGGCCACATGTGGTGTGTGCTGGAAAGGGCCTGCCTCCCTTTGCGGAAAGAAGGGGGCGAGGCCTGCCTTGCAGGTTCCTCCAGGGTGACTGGAACCTTGTCTGTGTCTGATGTTCCCCTTGCAGAAGAAGCAAGAGGAGGAGTTTGCCCACCACCTGGcgctgcagcagcagctggaggaggagCGGCAACGGGTGGCCCTGATGAAGCAGCAGCAGGCGGAGCAGGAGCAGTTCCAGGCCTTCGAAGAGATGATCCGGCGCCAGGAGCTGGAGAAGGAGCGCCTGAAGATCCTGCAGCAGTTTGGCAAACAGACCCCAGACGCCTTGGAGGGCCCCTTGGTACCTGGGGCGGTCACCCCGCCCACGGACGCAAGGACTCTCGTGGCTCCCGCCCAGCCTTGGGGCCCCAGCGGAGGGGGCGGGCCCCCGAGGCCTCCCGCCGTGGACCGGTCGCTGAAGCCGGCCACCCTGGGGGTCCTGGAGAACAGTTAGTATCTCTTGGaaatcctttcccccccctccccccccggtcttGTGTGGGCTGTTTGTGAGCCGTCCTGACAGAATGGCTCCTCCTTAGAAGAAATCTCCACACGTAGGCAGAACACACAACCAAGAAAGAAACCCACCTGCCACTGAAAGGCAGTGAACAATTCTAACCTTACAATCCCCCAGTTTGAGCGATGTTCTTCTCTGAGCTCTCTCAGGCCCTCTGGCTGCCCTTTTCCCACCCGAACCCTCTTGTTCATCCCCAAACATAAATCTCCTGAAGGTCAGGGCAGCCCAAGGAATTCCCACTCCCACTCCTTCGCTCCCTTCCCGGGCGGCCAGCTCTGCCTGCTGGGCCTCGGAGGCTGCCGTCTTGCGGGAGCAGAGCTGCAGCTCAGTCGCCAGAAGCAAGCCGTCAGGGGGGCTTCTTGAGGGCCGGCCTCGGAGGCACCCAGGAAGGAGAGCAGCCTGAGAAAGAACCGGAAAGGCCCTGGAAAGGGCAGCGCCCTCCCCGTCTTGGAGAGGCCAGAGAGAGGAGAGTGAGGTCACCAAGGCGCAAAGGAGGCCATTCCTCCAGAATCTGAGAAGGCtgcccagaagagccagcctccaGCCTTTTGGTCCTTCTTGTGGCCGTGTCCTCTTCCTTTTGGCCCTCCTTTTCCCATGTAACATGGTTGAAATGGGTCCATTTTTTctcaggaatgaaaaaaaaatgatacaagAGGTACAGAAGACACTCACACAGTGACACATTTTTGTGATGGGGTACTCCTAATTTTAATCAGAAGACTTTTGTCCATGGCATGAAACACATTAGAAACAGTTTGTGTGACCAGCGCATACCTGACTGATACATTTCTTGGTTCATAGCTGCTTCCCCTTCGTTGGCCTGTCGCACGTTCTTTCTGGCCGAAGTCAGTGGAGTTGGCCTTGTCAGGGAAGTTCTGAAAGCAATCTTTTTTGCATTGCCTCTTCTTGGTGAACAGCAGGCGAGGAGGTCTGTCGGCATGGCGACGGGGCCGATGATCTTGCAGGGATAGGGGTGTCCCTGTGGATGGGATCTTCCTTAGGGGAAACCAGTGAGGCTTGCACTCCTCGGCCTTGTGGCCTTGGCTCACCcgagcctttctctctctctctctctctctctctctctctctctctctctctctctctcggtagATGCAACTATTGAAGGACTTCGCCAGATCACCGTCCCCCGGGAGCTCTGCCATAAATTCCTCCAGCTGGCTGAGGCCAACACGGCCAGGGGCGTGGAGACGTGTGGGATCCTTTGTGGGAAGCTGGTAAGGGGACTTCCTGGATAAACTCACGAGTCAGCGTCTTGCTGCCCTCTGCTTCGAGAAGGTGGGGTGGGTGCTTTGGTCCCTGTTTGTAGTTCTAGATAGGCCCAAGGAACAGGTCTTCTCCAGCTGCAGGGGCCTGCCTTTCCCTCACAGTGAGTGATGATTAAACCACTTCCCTCTGAGGCCTTCTGGAAAGTATACACGAGTTCCCCGGCATGGCTCTGACTGCTGCCGCTTGCGCTCCCCACAGTAGCGTGCAGACAAAAGGGTGGGGACCATTGGGAGGAAAGGGCCAAGGCAGGTCTTCCACAGCAGGGCTGCCGCCCACCCGCTGCCTCGGCCAGCAGCTGAATCCCTCGGAAGGCCCACGGAGGTGCCCAGGCACCCCCAAGTGGCCCCTTCAAAGCTGGGCCTGGTGCAAGTACAGGTGGAACAAGAAGTGGCCTAAGGAAAAAAGAGTCAgcagaggaggcggggggggggtcacggTGGATGGTGACGGTGGGGTTTCCAAAAATCAGGAAGGGCACCAGATTGCTCGGAGGAAGGGAGGGGCCAGCCCAGTAGGTGGTGCAGCCAGGCAGAGAGCCTCGCCGGCCAAGGAACTCCAGGCCAACAGACCAGCGATTATGGGATGGGCTTCTTTGGGACACGTTGGCCTGTCATCTCAGGCGGCCTCATCAGGGCTGCCTGGCTGTTGTGCAgatctgctcttttctgtgtCCAGGAAGTGCTGATTCCTCTCCTGCTGTttttggcctccctccctccctccctccccacccccacccccttgcagATGCAGAACGAATTCACCATAACCCATGTCATCATCCCCAAGCAGCACGGGGGGCCTGATTACTGCAACACTGAGAATGAAGAGGAGCTTTTCCTAATCCAGGACCAGCACAGCCTCATAACGCTGGGGTGGATCCATGTAAGCCTTGGGGTCAGGCCCTCCTGGGGCCACCGTTGGTTCGAGGGTTCTGCCTGTGGGGCTGGGTTTTCATGCAACTTTCTCTGGGCTCCGTTTcaccttttctcccctttcccccctcattgTTTAGACACATCCTACCCAAACAGCATTCCTGTCCAGCGTGGATCTGCACACGCACTGCTCCTATCAGATGATGTTGCCAGAGTCTATAGCTATTGTTTGCTCCCCAAAGTACCAAGAGTAAGTACTGGGTGGGTGGCATATCGCATCTAGATTGTGCAGGAAATGCTGTCTTGATTTCATTTTCCAACACCACCTTTGAAACTTGGTCATGGCCAGAGAGCCCATGAGGgataattgtaagccgcctagagtggtctagtatggccagataggcgggatagaaataaaataaataaataaataaataatataggaaGAGGGAAACATAATCTGAAATAAAGAATAAACCAAATCAGAAGTATGCCCCACGGTGGATCCCGGCCGCCTTCTCAACATTGGACCCGTTTTCTTGCTGCGTAACAGCGTCCTGGGTGCAGCTTTTCCTGTTTGTCTGAAACATGCGTATTATTCCAGCCCAAGACTAACAAAACCAAACAATCCAGATGGTTCACCTGGAGCTCTGTGCAGGCTTTGGATTCAGCTGATTTTGtttgtggtcattttttttcTAGGACAGGATTCTTTAAATTGACAGACCATGGCATGGACGAAATTTCATCCTGTCGGCAGAAAGGGTTCCACCCGCACCCCAAAGAGCCCCCTCTTTTTACTGTAAGTATGCAAAGGGGAAAGAGCTTCTCTGGCTCTTAATAGTGTTGAGTTGCAGCTGCATCAGCAGTAGCAAGGCTGTGACGGGAAGGTCTTCCTGCTCTGACCTCTGTTCCGAGAGGTCAGACGGAAATGTCTTTTTGCACCTCCGTTGTCTAAGTTGGAGCTTCCACTTCATGCTGAGGGAAAAGGTCAGAAATAGGAAGGCTGTTTCCCACCAGGGTCACAGCACAAGCCTGGGTGGCAAACGAAACATGCTTTGCTCTGAGAGTCAGGGGGCATCTGCTGGGGTTCCTCCACAATGCCTGAGCCAGGCACGTCCTGGGGACTCAGCTGCCAGGtgttggcagcagcagcagcagctgggccATTGTGGCTGAAGGCTGGAGCTCCCTCTAAGGACAAGGGTTGCCCGTAATGTCATCTGTCgtaggggaaggggaaggggaaggggaaggggaagcggCCTGGGATGCCCCTAGTAAGAGGTTTGcgaccgggggtgggggtggtgctgAGCCCACACTTTCTCTGGGAGAGTTCTGTGGGTGATCTTGGGATGCCCGTGGACCAAACCTTCCTCCTTCGTGGCCTCCCTGCTTCAGACACGTCGGTTCTGTCCAGGCCCTGAGTCCAGGTGCCCATGGCTAGGTGTCCTCTGGGGCAGGGCGCGTCCCGGGGCTTCCTACAGCCTGCCACCTCCGTCTGGAGGCTGAGCCTCGCCGCAGCTCCCACGACCACAGCGGACTGCCTAGCTTTGGGGCTTCGGTCCATTTCTTTTCCAGTTCCGCCTCTTTCCCCTCGCCTAACCAGAGGGAACATCCTAGGGGACTCGAAACGTGTAGATGgctgggaagggggtgggggttgctgtgtgtgttttttttccaagcaatCTCTGTCGTTCCTTGAGTGGTCATGTGTGCCTTCAAACACCCTCTGTTCCCACTGCAGGTGCTGCTTACTCTGCGAAGGCCTCGTGCCTCTTGCTGGGCCACTGCAGCAGTCTGTGGGAACGGAGGAGGAAAGTGGGAACTGCCCCCTGGAGCACACGCACCCCTTGCGTGAGCTTCCCAGCAAAGCTTTGCTCAGCTGAACGAAGCCGTGTGTGCAGGCGCAGAACCCACAGGTAGTGAAcgcacagatgaccactcgaagaaccacagGGACAGGTAAGCAGCAGGGGGCGCTTAGAAGTGTGGGTTGGAACAGCCCTGGTTGCTCTGGACTGCGGTGACCGTCCCTTCCTCTTATTGTTTGTCTTTCAGAGTTGCAGCCACGTGACGGTCATGGAACAGGAAGTGGTGGTCCTGGACCTTCGATAAAGCCAACGCCACCATGCCTTGGTCAACCCTTAACTTGCCCTCCTTTAAGCTAACGAATGGTCGCTAACTATGCCCCCTCTATGCAATCATCTCCAAGATTTTGCCTCTCCTTCCACAAGAATCATGCATTCTCTTTGATGGCGTGCCATTGTCAGAATTTAGGGATCTAGGTGGGGAGAAGGGGTTGGCCGGGTGGGGGGAGCGATAGACTGATCCCAGCGGTGGACTTGATCCAGCTAGTTTTTGGGGCTCACTGGCCCTCCTCGGGCTTACCTCTGTCACGCCCTGCTCCGGAGGAGAGTGCAGGATCAAATAAGTGACACCGCTTTCTAGAAGCGGTCTGCAAGCATCTGGTCATGTAGCAGGGCGGCAGCCCCAGGAGGCCCAGTTGGGCTTTTCTCCAAAGCTTTTTAAACATGGGTGGGAACCTTCCCGCCGGTCCCTCGTGTGAGCTCTGAAGCTCCACTGTGCCGTGCCAACAATTCTGCCTTTTGTGACCAGTGAGAAAGTGTCGTCTGTATTGGGAAGAAGTGAGTCTGGGGGAAGACAGCGGGGGTGTTTTCTATGAGGTTGTGGTTAGgtttggttttttcccttttttgttggtgGGGGATAAAATCACATTGGAGGCAGATTTTTTTCCCAGGGAGCAGATggtggaccggggggggggggaatccaaagaCGAGGGAGTCCTGAAACAAGTAGGAAGAAGCTGCAGGTGGTTTGTACTGTGAACGTTCAGTTGAAGCAAGTGCCACTAAGAATAGTGTACTCAGTTATCCAACTCCATTTGAGGAATGAAGTTCCATGTTCC is part of the Pogona vitticeps strain Pit_001003342236 chromosome 8, PviZW2.1, whole genome shotgun sequence genome and encodes:
- the STAMBP gene encoding STAM-binding protein; this encodes MPDHTDVSLAPEERVRGLIQIGSNVEVNEDVPPRRYFRSGVEIIRMAAIYSEEGNIERAFILYNKYITLFIEKLPKHRDYKTAVIPEKRDTIKKLKEIAFPKAEELKQELLEKYNKEYAEYNERKKKQEEEFAHHLALQQQLEEERQRVALMKQQQAEQEQFQAFEEMIRRQELEKERLKILQQFGKQTPDALEGPLVPGAVTPPTDARTLVAPAQPWGPSGGGGPPRPPAVDRSLKPATLGVLENNATIEGLRQITVPRELCHKFLQLAEANTARGVETCGILCGKLMQNEFTITHVIIPKQHGGPDYCNTENEEELFLIQDQHSLITLGWIHTHPTQTAFLSSVDLHTHCSYQMMLPESIAIVCSPKYQETGFFKLTDHGMDEISSCRQKGFHPHPKEPPLFTSCSHVTVMEQEVVVLDLR